The nucleotide window GCGGGGCGAAAGCTGTCGGGCGTGGGCCGCGTAGTGGGCCAGCGGAATCGCCACGAACCCGTACCATTGCTCGCGGAAGCAATACAACTGTTCAAGCGGCAGCGGCGCCCGGTCCCCCACGACCAGGTAGGCGAACACGAACAGGCCCCGCGATTGCTGGCCAAAGACATGTTCCCAGCGGGTCAAGCTGGCCAGATCGTCCTGCGTCGACCAGTTGCGCCAGTACTGTTTCTGGCGACCCGAGGGGAAGCGACGCCCTTTGACGTCGACCAACCAGGACCAGCCTTGCACGGTCGAGACGATGAAGTCGAGACTCTTCATCGAGGCGTCGCCGAGCTTCGCGCGGCGGGCCTCGTCGACCGCCACGTAGGGAATCCGCTGCTCGCGCAGCAGCGCCTCGAACGCGGCCTCGTAATGATTGTCCCGATTGGCCATGCGGGCCCCCGGCCTGAACAAGTGTGCGCCAGTATCTTAAGGCCGTGGGGGGAAAGTTGCTAGTTGCTGGTTCCTAGTTGCGAGAGAGGAGGCCGTCTGCGCCTCTTGCCGCCGGTGTCTTTGCTTTTCCTCGCAACTAGGAACTAGCAACCAGCAACTTCCCTCTTCAACTAGCGAGCACCCGGCGAATCTCGTCCAGCAACTCGGTCCCCGTGGCGGTCCAGGGGACTTTCACACTGTCGCCGGTGCGCAAATCCTTGACCTGGCACTGGGCGGCGTTCAGTTCGTCGTCACCGGCGATCAATGCCACGCGAAAGCCGCGCTTGTCGGCGTATTGCAGTTGCTTGCCCACGCGCTTGGCCTCGGGGTACAGTTCGACGCCGATGCCGGCCGCGCGGACCTGCGAGGCCAAGCGCAGGTAATCGTTCAACCGGTTCTCGACAAAGTAGGCGACGAACACCGGCGCCGGCGTGGTCACCTTGTCGATCATGCCCAGCTCTTCCATCGCCGCCAGCAGCCGATCGAGCCCTAGCGACGCGCCGATGCCCGGCAGTTGTTGATTGGTGTAGAGCCCGGCCAGGTTGTCGTAACGTCCGCCGGAGCAGACGCTGCCAATGCCCGGCAAGGCGCTCAGGAATGTTTCAAAGATCGTGCCGGTGTAGTAATCGAGCCCGCGGGCGATCGAGACGTCGAGCTTCACTCGCTCCCCTTCGACGCCAGCGGCCGAGACGGCCGACAGCAACTGGGCCAGCTTCTCGACCCCCGCTTCGCCGGTCTCGCTGCCGGCGACCAACGGGCGAAGCTGCGCAAGCACGTCGTCGTTCGAGCCTTCGAGCGCCGCCATTTTCAGCACGTCGGCTGACTGCGCGGCGCTTGCCCCGGCGGTGGCGGCCATTTCCGCGGCCACTTTCTCGGGCCCGATTTTGGCCAGCTTGTCGAGCGCGCGCAAGACGTGTGTCGACTGCTCGCTCAGGCCCAGCTTCTGCAGCAGTCCGTTCAGCACCATCCGGTTGTTGAGCTTGATGGTGAACTCGCGAAAGCCGAGCGCCTGGAACAAGTCGTGAATCACTAGGGCGGTTTCGATGTCGGCGGCCAGCGACAAGGTGCCGATCGTGTCGAAGTCGCACTGCATGAACTCGCGGTAGCGTCCGCGCTGGGTGTTCTCGCCGCGCCAGACGCTGGCGATGTGATACCGCTTGAACGGAGTGCCCAGCGTGCCGACGTGTTGGGCCACGAACCGCGCCAGGGGAACCGTCAAGTCGAACCGCAGGCCGACCATCCGCCCGCCATGATCCTCGAACTTGTAAAGCTGCTTGTCGGTCTCATCGCTCCCCTTGCCGGTCAAGATTTCCAAGTATTCGAGCGCCGGGGTGTCGATTGGGCTGAATCCGTACGAGCGATAGACGCGCCGCGCCGTCTCGATCAGCCGCTCGCGCGGGATCATCGCCTCGGGCAGGTAATCGCGAAAACCTTTGAGCGTGCGGGGCTCGATCAGCGTGGGCTTCGACATAGCGCCTTCATTTTCCTAATCAACCGTTCAAACTGACTACCTTCAAAACATGAATGTTGCGATGGAGTACCGGCATTCGGCAAGCTTTTAAAATCATTGAACCGCAAAGACGCAAAGATCGCAAAGGAAGATAAAAAGAGCGGAGTCGCAGAGGACGCTGAGTAGCGCAGAGAAAGGACTTCTAGAAATCTAACTCTGCGATCCTCTGC belongs to Planctomycetota bacterium and includes:
- the hisS gene encoding histidine--tRNA ligase, whose amino-acid sequence is MIEPRTLKGFRDYLPEAMIPRERLIETARRVYRSYGFSPIDTPALEYLEILTGKGSDETDKQLYKFEDHGGRMVGLRFDLTVPLARFVAQHVGTLGTPFKRYHIASVWRGENTQRGRYREFMQCDFDTIGTLSLAADIETALVIHDLFQALGFREFTIKLNNRMVLNGLLQKLGLSEQSTHVLRALDKLAKIGPEKVAAEMAATAGASAAQSADVLKMAALEGSNDDVLAQLRPLVAGSETGEAGVEKLAQLLSAVSAAGVEGERVKLDVSIARGLDYYTGTIFETFLSALPGIGSVCSGGRYDNLAGLYTNQQLPGIGASLGLDRLLAAMEELGMIDKVTTPAPVFVAYFVENRLNDYLRLASQVRAAGIGVELYPEAKRVGKQLQYADKRGFRVALIAGDDELNAAQCQVKDLRTGDSVKVPWTATGTELLDEIRRVLAS
- a CDS encoding HYExAFE family protein, yielding MANRDNHYEAAFEALLREQRIPYVAVDEARRAKLGDASMKSLDFIVSTVQGWSWLVDVKGRRFPSGRQKQYWRNWSTQDDLASLTRWEHVFGQQSRGLFVFAYLVVGDRAPLPLEQLYCFREQWYGFVAIPLAHYAAHARQLSPRWGTVSMPVREFRQLAAPWQELCGA